The genome window CGACGCGAGGTCGCCCGTCTCCGGGAGGAGGATGCCGACCGACACCTCGCGCCCGAGGCCGCCGGGTCCGCTGTCGGCGGAGTCGCCCGCGCCGTCGGGGTTGTCGCCCTCGAACGACTGCGTCTCGATCGTCGGCGTCTCCTGAGAACTCTGACCGGCGAACTCCCAGATGGCGTACGCCGCGGACGCGGGGTCGCCCTTCTCGTTGAAGTTCGTCGAACTCGACGCACCCTGGTAGTTGATGTCGTCGCCGTTGGCCGCCGCCTCGACGGCTTCGACGAAGTTCTGCGGTCCGAACTCCTCGCCGCCGGGGTTGGCGATGCGGCGGAGCTGGTCGCGAATCGCCGGACCGCTGTTCTCGCCGGCGGCGACGTTCGCGAGGATGAGAAGCGCCACCGAGTCGTACGACTGAGAGGTGAAGACGCTGGGAGCGGCGTCGTACTCGTCCTGGAACAGTTGGTTGAACGCGTCCTGGTTCGGCCCACCCGCCGCCGGCGCGGTGCCGGTGACGTTCGCCATATCGTTGCCGACCTGACCGGGCATATTTCCGTCCTGCAACCCGTCGGGGACGAGAATCGATTCGCCCCCGTCGCTGGCGCTGTAGTAATCGCGGAACAGTTGGATGCCGCTCTCGGGGTAGCCGATGACGACGAGAGAGTCGGGACCGTCTCCGCCCCCGTTGTCGCCGCCGCCACCGCCGCTACCGTTGCCACCACCGCCGCCGTTACCCCCGTCACCGCCGTTTCCGCCGTCGTCACCGGGGCCTTGTACACAGCCGGCGAGGCCGACCGCGCCGGATACGCCGACCGCTTTCAGGAAGTTGCGTCGTTGGATACCACGTGCCATGTTACCGCATGGTAAGGACAATTTATAAAGTTACGCCTTCTTAGCTGACATTTCCCGCCGCGCGCCATGCCGCAGTCCCGCGGTTCCTGTACGAACGACGGAGAGCGGTTCCTCCGCTACACGTCTCGGCAGTCCGAACAGACGAGTTGCCCGTTGACGTTCGAGAGCGTTCGTGCCAGCGACCCGCACACTTCACAGATGCTCTGCGAGGAGTACGTCTCCGAGTCGATGCCGCCGTTGGTCTCGGCGTTCGGCGGGCCGTCGGCGTCGCCGAACTCGGGGTGATCCGCGGGAGTCCGCTCCTGTCCCTCCGTTCGCATCTCCTCTTGAGTCAGCGTCGCCGCCATCAACACGTCGCGTTCGGTGAGCAGGCCGACGAGTTCGCCCTCGTCGACGACGAGCGCCCACGGCGTCGCTTCCGAGCGCATCCGGTCCTCGGCGACGACGAGCGCGGTCTCCGACTCGACCGTCGGCTCCGGGTCGACCATCACCTCGGAGACGGACGTGTCGTCGGCGTCGTCCAACACGACGCCGAGCGCCGTCCGCGAGGGGACGACACCGACCGGTTCGTTCCCTCGGAGGACGACGATGCAGTCGGCGTCCTCCTCGAACATCAACTCCGCGGCCGCCCGCACCGAGTCCGACTCGCTCACCCCGACGAACTCCCGCTCCATGGCATCGCGTACCGTGACATCGGTGTTCATGGTACAGTGTTCGCCCGAATCGGGCTAAAATCTACCTCCAGTAGAGTTAATCCGCCGGGCGTGCTATCTTTCTGGCCCGCGAATTCGAACTTCCGCGGTCCCTCGCGCCGAACGGCGGAAACAGTAAGTTCAAACCGCTCGGCGCACGCCTACCGAGTAATGACTATCCCCTCGTTCGTCATCGGCATCGCGGGCGGTACGGGGGCGGGGAAGACGACCGTCTCGCGGCTCATCACCGAGAGCGTCGGCGAGTCGGTGACGCGAATCCCGCTCGACAACTACTACGAGGACCTCGGTCACCTCGACTTCGAGGCGCGGACCGAGGTCAACTACGACCACCCCTCGGCGTTCGAGTGGGGGCTGTTGCGCGAACAGCTACGCTTGCTCACGGAGGGCCAGTCCGTCGAGATGCCGCAGTACGACTTCGAGGCCCACGACCGAAAGGACGAACGCGTGACCGTCGACCCGACGGACGTCATCAT of Haloprofundus halophilus contains these proteins:
- a CDS encoding ABC transporter substrate-binding protein, whose protein sequence is MARGIQRRNFLKAVGVSGAVGLAGCVQGPGDDGGNGGDGGNGGGGGNGSGGGGGDNGGGDGPDSLVVIGYPESGIQLFRDYYSASDGGESILVPDGLQDGNMPGQVGNDMANVTGTAPAAGGPNQDAFNQLFQDEYDAAPSVFTSQSYDSVALLILANVAAGENSGPAIRDQLRRIANPGGEEFGPQNFVEAVEAAANGDDINYQGASSSTNFNEKGDPASAAYAIWEFAGQSSQETPTIETQSFEGDNPDGAGDSADSGPGGLGREVSVGILLPETGDLASVGQPMIRAARLPVMQVNDANVDLTVNAQIEDSQTSPDAGVSAANSLVSAGVPAVCGSASSGVNVPVSQEAFIPNEVVGCSPSSTALSVSNLDDNDFIFRTAPSDFLQGRVMAQVASERLDAESAATLYVNNDYGQQLSERFAEVFESEFDGTVTNQVSFNIGESSYSSVIDAALSS
- a CDS encoding CBS domain-containing protein, producing MNTDVTVRDAMEREFVGVSESDSVRAAAELMFEEDADCIVVLRGNEPVGVVPSRTALGVVLDDADDTSVSEVMVDPEPTVESETALVVAEDRMRSEATPWALVVDEGELVGLLTERDVLMAATLTQEEMRTEGQERTPADHPEFGDADGPPNAETNGGIDSETYSSQSICEVCGSLARTLSNVNGQLVCSDCRDV